One window of Trifolium pratense cultivar HEN17-A07 linkage group LG5, ARS_RC_1.1, whole genome shotgun sequence genomic DNA carries:
- the LOC123886056 gene encoding secreted RxLR effector protein 161-like codes for MKDLGLLRYFLGIEVAYSRKGYLLSQSKYIANILEQAGLSYTRAVDGPLEMNVKYVPSDGVPLSDPTLYRTLVGSLVYLTITRPDIAYAVHVVSQFVVSPTTVHWAAVLRILRYLRGTQFQSLLFPSSSSLELCAYSDADWAGNPTDRKSTTGFCIFLGDSLISWKSKKQDIVSRSSTEAEYRAMASTTTEIVWLRWLLSDMGVTLSEPTPMYCDNKSAIQIAHNSVFHEHC; via the exons ATGAAGGATTTAGGTCTTCTTCGCTACTTCTTAGGGATTGAAGTTGCCTATTCTCGTAAGGGTTATCTTTTATCTCAATCCAAGTACATTGCAAACATTCTTGAGCAAGCTGGTCTCTCTTATACTCGAGCAGTAGACGGTCCTTTAGAGATGAATGTGAAATATGTTCCTTCTGATGGAGTTCCTCTATCGGATCCTACTTTGTACCGTACTTTGGTTGGAAGTTTGGTCTACCTTACTATTACTAGACCCGATATTGCTTATGCAGTGCATGTTGTTAGTCAGTTTGTTGTTTCTCCCACTACAGTACATTGGGCAGCCGTGCTTCGTATTCTCCGTTATCTTCGGGGAACTCAATTTCAGAGCCTTTTGTTTCCGTCATCCTCTTCCTTAGAATTATGTGCTTactctgatgctgattgggctggTAATCCTACTGACCGTAAGTCTACCAcaggtttttgtatttttcttggagATTCTCTTATCTCTTGGAAGAGTAAGAAACAAGATATTGTTTCCCGCTCTTCTACAGAAGCTGAGTATCGTGCTATGGCATCTACCACTACTGAAATAGTTTGGTTGCGTTGGTTACTTTCTGATATGGGTGTGACTCTTTCTGAACCAACTCCTATGTATTGTGATAACAAGAGTGCAATTCAAATTGCCCACAACTCTGTATTTCATGAAC ATTGCTGA